The Ananas comosus cultivar F153 unplaced genomic scaffold, ASM154086v1, whole genome shotgun sequence genome has a window encoding:
- the LOC109704325 gene encoding uncharacterized protein LOC109704325 has protein sequence MSAGRASSSRQPEGSRAPSGRVYAAQVEEQPAAPDDVVSGIILIKGIRARALFDTGASHSCIRASFTRTHDIEIVNSQEDWWIDSPEHSFRVRKKCLACLIQIGDWIMPIDLLVLNKMWGFDVILGVNWLSKYYAIIDCERKVITFREPNQEELVYRA, from the coding sequence atgtcggctgggcgcgcgtcgtCATCGCgccagccggagggatcgagagcgcctagcggccgagtttATGCCGCTCAAGTGGAGgagcaacctgcagcacccgacgacgtcgtgtcAGGTATTATCCTAATCAAAGGCATTAGAGCTAGAGCATTGTTTGACActggcgcatctcattcatgcATTCGTGCATCATTCACTCGGACTCACGACATCGAAATAGTCAATAGTCAAGAAGATTGGTGGATTGATTCCCCCGAACATTCGTTCAGAGTGCGTAAGAAATGTTTGGCTTGCCTGATTCAGATCGGTGATTGGATCATGCCAATAGACTTGCTGGTACTGAACAAAATGTGGGGATTTGACGTAATCTTGGGGgtcaactggctctccaagtactatgcgatCATAGATTGCGAgcgcaaggtgatcacttttcgtgagcctaatcaagaggaGTTAGTGTACCGGGCGTAA